The DNA region GATTCCTCTCATATTTCATCTTTGTCTGTCTGAGGAAATTAATGGTAGTTTTTATTGATTTGGGGGGGATGGTAATTTGTCTAATTTGAAGTTTCCTTCTAGACAGAATTAGAGGAGTAAAAAGGTtaaatttcctcatcttaaaatgcAGATGACAGCGTCTGTACTGCAGGGTAATTGTCAGTTGAATGAGTTAATCGGTGCAAATTGCTGAGACAAGTGCCTGGCCCATGGTGCTACACAATCATTACTATTATCATGCTGGGTTCAATTCTCCATATCCAACCTGAACCCTGACAGTTATTTTCATGTTCTCTTACTGATTTGTTTTTTACCCCAGTGGTTGTCCCtagatacttttaaaatttactcattttAGACAAATGTTGTTTAGCATCTATAAATCGTTGAGCATTCAAGGTCATCTCATGATTTCTCTCCACTAGTTTCTGATTCTGTCTTTGGAGTTAGAGCACCCCAGTGGGTGGGAAGTAGTACAATATTCTAGGATAGACAGCTGTGAATCAGCCTGATGCcgttttctgtaagtttgaccCTTTAACAACACAAGGGTTAGGAGCACCCGAGAAAACCCACTTACAGTCCATCCTCCACACCTGAGGTTCCACAGCCACAGATTCAGCCCTCAGACTGTGTAGGACTGCAGtatgtattaggaaaaaaatccacatataattgGATCCACGCAGCTCAATCCCATGTTGATCAAGGGATATCTGTATAATTATGAGGCCTAAGAcgctactttaaaaatgttacatgTATAATAATTTGTGAATATGAAGCATAGTTTAATCTTCCAGTGTGTACTTCTAACTAAATTTTTATGAATGTGCTTTTTTGCTGGGGCAGCAAAAGAAAGCTGATTTTTATGTTAAGGccacttctttctccttcctattGAGGACTTAAATATTTGACTTTGCCTCCTCCAGGTTTTGTGGTCTTTGCAACACTTGTGGTCATTGTGTCCTTGATATTAATCTTTGTGGTGGGACCTCGCCATGGACAGACAAACATTCTTGTGTATATCACAATCTGCTCTGTAATTGGAGCGTTTTCAGTCTCCTGTGTTAAGGGCCTGGGCATTGCTATCAAGGAGCTGTTTGCTGGAAAGCCTGTGCTGCGACATCCCCTGGCCTGGATTCTGCTGCTGAGCCTTATAGTCTGTGTGAGCACACAGATTAATTACCTGAACAGGGCCCTGGACATATTCAACACTTCCATCGTGACTCCAATATATTATGTATTCTTTACAACATCGGTTTTAACTTGCTCAGCTATTCTTTTTAAGGAGTGGCAAGATATGCCTGTTGATGATGTCATTGGTACTCTGAGTGGCTTCTTTACAATCATTGTGGGAATATTCTTATTGCATGCCTTTAAAGACGTCAACTTTAGTCTCGCAAGTCTGCCTGTGTCTTTTCGGAAAGATGAAAAAGTAATGAATGGCAGTCTCTGTAATATGTATGAAGTTCTTAATAATAATGAAGAGAGCTTAACCTGTGGAATTGAACAACACACTGCTGAAAATATCTCCCGAAGAAATGGAAATCTGACAGCTTTTTAATAAGAAAGATGTAATTAAAAGGTTAATCTATAATTGTGTTATAAAGTGAACTTGAGTATCAGAATGTGTCTGAAAAAGCATTTTTCTCAAATAATGTTCCCTAGAGACAATCTTTTTTAAGGTTTCACTAATCTGGACCAAGAAAttacttttcttatatttaaatgatGGTAGCTCACTAAAATGACCTCAGTACATG from Lagenorhynchus albirostris chromosome 6, mLagAlb1.1, whole genome shotgun sequence includes:
- the NIPA2 gene encoding magnesium transporter NIPA2, with amino-acid sequence MSQGRGKYDFYIGLGLAMSSSIFIGGSFILKKKGLLRLARKGSMRAGQGGHAYLKEWLWWAGLLSMGAGEVANFAAYAFAPATLVTPLGALSVLVSAILSSYFLNERLNLHGKIGCLLSILGSTVMVIHAPKEEEIETLNEMSHKLGDPGFVVFATLVVIVSLILIFVVGPRHGQTNILVYITICSVIGAFSVSCVKGLGIAIKELFAGKPVLRHPLAWILLLSLIVCVSTQINYLNRALDIFNTSIVTPIYYVFFTTSVLTCSAILFKEWQDMPVDDVIGTLSGFFTIIVGIFLLHAFKDVNFSLASLPVSFRKDEKVMNGSLCNMYEVLNNNEESLTCGIEQHTAENISRRNGNLTAF